Genomic DNA from Thermodesulfobacteriota bacterium:
GTCTCCGATGATCCTAATATTAATATTGCTTTACTAGACCTAGTGATGCCAATGATGAACGGCTTCACATTACTTGAGAAACTAAAGGACATTATTCCACAATTAACTGTTATGATCGTTACAGGTCAGGGAACAGTCCAAACTGCTGTGGATGCCATTAAGCACGGAGCATCTGATTTTATTACTAAGCCTTTTGATAAAGATGTACTTCTAAACAAGCTTGAGGTAATCAGAAAGTCATACGAACTGGAGAATAAGCTTGGAGAACTAGAGCAGATTATTTCTCAAAAATACGGATTTGAAAATATCATAAGTGGCTCAAGAATTATGAAGGGTGTTTTTGAGAAAGCTTCAGCTGCAGCTAGAAGTAATGCGCCCGTATTCATCGTAGGAGAGACTGGGACAGGTAAAGAACTTCTTGCCAAAGCTATACACTTGGCTGGTGATCGAGCAAATAAACCTTTTATTGCGGTTAACTGCGGCGCTATCCCAAAAGAACTCTTAGAGTCGGAACTATTTGGTTATAAAAAGGGAGCATTCACTGGAGCAGTTAGAGACCATGAGGGTCTTTTTATTGCTGCCAATGGCGGCACGATACTATTAGATGAAATAGGGGAAATGCCCAAGGATCTTCAAGTCAGGCTCTTAAGGGTACTGGAAGAATATAAAGTTAGGCCAATTGGACATACAAAAGAGATAGCTCTTGATGTTAGAGTAATTGCTGCAAGCAATCATACTCTAGAGGAATTAAAAAATGAGTTTCTAAGAGAAGACTTGTTTTTTAGATTAGCTGTAATTGTGGTTGAGCTACCTCCACTTAGGGATAGAAAATCGGATATACCGCTTCTGATAGATAGTTTTATAAATACATTTAACCTAAAGTATTGTAAAGATATTGAAAGCTTTTCTGAAGAAGCATTTAATCATTTATATAACTATGAGTTTCCCGGGAATATTAGAGAATTGGAAAATTTAATTGAAGGAATTATTGCGGTAAGTTCAAACCAAAAGAAGACAATTACTGA
This window encodes:
- a CDS encoding sigma-54 dependent transcriptional regulator; this encodes MSKNGFRVLVVDDDEEFVSAVKELLERSNYDVITAFSGREALQKVSDDPNINIALLDLVMPMMNGFTLLEKLKDIIPQLTVMIVTGQGTVQTAVDAIKHGASDFITKPFDKDVLLNKLEVIRKSYELENKLGELEQIISQKYGFENIISGSRIMKGVFEKASAAARSNAPVFIVGETGTGKELLAKAIHLAGDRANKPFIAVNCGAIPKELLESELFGYKKGAFTGAVRDHEGLFIAANGGTILLDEIGEMPKDLQVRLLRVLEEYKVRPIGHTKEIALDVRVIAASNHTLEELKNEFLREDLFFRLAVIVVELPPLRDRKSDIPLLIDSFINTFNLKYCKDIESFSEEAFNHLYNYEFPGNIRELENLIEGIIAVSSNQKKTITDKDLKDHLVWQQPKTSEHQILALDKLEKFALEEALRESKGNKSRAAEMLGISRDTLYRKLKFYEIN